A window of Corallococcus macrosporus DSM 14697 contains these coding sequences:
- a CDS encoding FAD-dependent oxidoreductase — MRALTDLPSDPTHSLNLGLPGFTFEDLYRPAGLRRLAERFDAQLAEDAPELAQAFDAYRASGGTSLSGAAESDLLIRVARHVSHFVTRLFRVEQELERLSGGLKGELPLFDFKREFITRRVFKKGAADRPTLAEFPSLDARMRLLLQLGFPEALATGDVERGLAESVLSLMDLERVFSNTLPAERRGEAEALRARWSALREVLLTTPEGKDAFGSSLVTQGDDAAELQSVRALLSLADRWTYARALHPETKDLFHAWPTHRVPKPLVFDQLVQLQRPDNALPEATEGLAHHLRHRDGFKLTDRRGTPRDVMNEVDYCVLCHERQKDSCTKGFPAKDPVAEGHHYKKNPLGIPLNGCPLDERISEAHLLKREGNAVAALAMVTLDNPMCPGTGHRICNDCMKACIFQKQEPVNIPLAETATLTDVLSLPWGFEIYGLLTRWNPLNVRRPYALPYVGRNVLVVGLGPAGYTLSHYLLNEGFGVTGVDGLKIEPFPDALVGRNGHALKPIRDWSALTSELDERILEGFGGVSEYGITVRWDKNFLTLIHLTLARREGFRIYGGVRFGGTLTVEDAWALGFDHIAIAAGAGRPTIIGMKNNLIRGIRKASDFLMALQLTGAFKRDSLANLQVQLPAIVIGGGLTGIDTATELMAYYPVQVEKALARHEKLVSQVGEEAVLARLDAEERATWQTFLEHGRAVREEREQAQAQGRAPDFIKLVRAWGGVSLVYRRSLTESPAYRLNHEEVTKALEEGIRFIERMSPVEALPDTAGAVRAIRFERMVTVDGKLKGSGQFFELPARTVCVAAGTAPNVTYEKEYPGTFQLDARGEYFQSHELVETEGGFSLAPVTAKEDPAAKTGFFTSYQQDGRFISFYGDNHPTYAGNVVKAMASAKDGHPQVARLYAREVAALDFTDEVAQAARDARRAAHFATLDEAFNATVVAVNRLTPTIVEVVVRAPFAASHFAPGQFYRLQNFERNAPVVDGVRLTMEGLALTGAWVDKEKGLMGTIVLEMGSSSRLCAALKPGEPVVLMGPTGAPTEIGHNETVVLVGGGLGNAVLFSIARSLKAAGCRVVYFAGYRQKTDSFKHDEIEAGTDQIVWSVDTGDTIEPRRPQDAAFRGNVVQAMVAYAEGRLGPAPVISLADVDRIIAIGSDGMMRAVAEARHGVLQPHLKPGHEAIGSINSPMQCMMKEICAQCLQRHVDPVTGKETWVFSCYNQDQRLDQVDFVNLRQRLRGNTAMEKVADVYLAQLFKQAPHLKRV, encoded by the coding sequence ATGCGAGCCTTGACCGACCTGCCCTCCGACCCCACCCATTCTCTGAACCTGGGCCTGCCGGGCTTCACCTTCGAGGACCTGTACCGCCCCGCCGGTCTGCGCAGGCTCGCGGAGCGCTTCGACGCGCAGCTCGCCGAGGACGCGCCCGAGCTCGCCCAGGCCTTCGACGCCTACCGCGCGTCAGGCGGCACGAGCCTCTCCGGAGCCGCGGAGTCGGACCTTCTCATCCGCGTGGCGCGCCACGTCTCACACTTCGTGACGCGGCTCTTCCGCGTGGAGCAGGAGCTGGAGCGCCTGTCCGGCGGCCTCAAGGGCGAGCTGCCGCTCTTCGACTTCAAGCGCGAGTTCATCACCCGACGCGTCTTCAAGAAGGGCGCCGCGGACCGCCCGACGCTGGCCGAGTTCCCTTCGCTGGACGCGCGCATGCGGCTGCTGCTCCAGCTTGGCTTTCCCGAGGCGCTGGCCACCGGAGACGTGGAGCGGGGCCTGGCGGAGTCGGTCCTCTCATTGATGGACCTGGAGCGCGTCTTCTCCAACACGCTGCCCGCCGAGCGGCGGGGCGAAGCGGAGGCCCTGCGGGCCCGGTGGAGCGCGCTGCGCGAGGTGCTGCTGACCACGCCCGAGGGCAAGGACGCCTTCGGCTCCAGCCTCGTCACGCAGGGCGATGACGCCGCGGAGCTCCAGTCCGTGCGCGCGCTGCTGTCGCTGGCCGACCGCTGGACCTATGCCCGGGCGCTGCACCCGGAGACGAAGGACCTCTTCCACGCCTGGCCCACGCACCGGGTTCCCAAGCCACTGGTGTTCGACCAGCTCGTCCAGCTCCAGCGGCCGGACAACGCGTTGCCCGAGGCCACCGAGGGCCTGGCGCATCACCTCCGCCACCGTGACGGCTTCAAGCTCACCGACCGCCGGGGCACCCCGCGCGACGTGATGAACGAGGTGGACTACTGCGTGCTCTGCCACGAGCGGCAGAAGGACTCGTGCACCAAGGGCTTCCCCGCGAAGGACCCGGTGGCCGAGGGGCACCACTACAAGAAGAACCCGCTGGGCATCCCCCTCAACGGATGCCCGCTGGACGAGCGCATCTCCGAGGCGCACCTGCTCAAGCGCGAGGGCAACGCCGTGGCCGCGCTGGCCATGGTGACGCTCGACAACCCGATGTGCCCCGGCACCGGTCACCGCATCTGCAATGACTGCATGAAGGCCTGCATCTTCCAGAAGCAGGAGCCGGTGAACATCCCGTTGGCGGAGACGGCCACGCTCACGGACGTGCTGAGCCTGCCGTGGGGCTTTGAAATCTACGGCCTGCTCACGCGGTGGAACCCGCTCAACGTCCGCCGTCCGTACGCGCTGCCCTACGTGGGCCGCAACGTGCTGGTGGTGGGCCTGGGGCCCGCGGGCTACACGCTGTCCCACTACCTGCTCAACGAGGGCTTCGGCGTCACCGGCGTGGACGGCCTCAAGATCGAGCCCTTCCCGGACGCGCTCGTGGGCCGCAACGGCCACGCGCTCAAGCCCATCCGCGACTGGTCCGCGCTGACCAGCGAGCTGGACGAGCGCATCCTGGAGGGCTTCGGCGGCGTGTCCGAGTACGGAATCACCGTGCGCTGGGACAAGAACTTCCTCACGCTCATCCACCTCACGCTGGCGCGCCGCGAGGGCTTCCGCATCTACGGTGGCGTGCGCTTCGGTGGCACCCTCACGGTGGAGGACGCGTGGGCGCTGGGCTTCGACCACATCGCCATCGCCGCCGGCGCGGGCCGCCCGACCATCATCGGGATGAAGAACAACCTCATCCGGGGCATCCGCAAGGCCAGTGACTTCCTGATGGCGCTCCAGCTCACCGGCGCGTTCAAGCGGGACTCGCTGGCCAACCTCCAGGTGCAGTTGCCCGCCATCGTCATCGGCGGCGGCCTCACCGGCATCGACACCGCCACGGAGCTGATGGCGTACTACCCGGTGCAGGTGGAGAAGGCGCTCGCCCGCCACGAGAAGCTGGTGTCCCAGGTGGGCGAGGAGGCCGTGCTGGCCCGGCTCGACGCCGAGGAGCGCGCCACCTGGCAGACCTTCCTGGAGCACGGCCGCGCGGTGCGCGAGGAGCGCGAGCAGGCCCAGGCGCAGGGCCGCGCCCCGGACTTCATCAAGCTGGTGCGCGCGTGGGGCGGCGTCAGCCTCGTCTATCGCCGCAGCCTCACGGAGTCCCCCGCCTACCGCCTCAACCACGAGGAGGTGACGAAGGCGCTGGAGGAAGGCATCCGCTTCATCGAGCGCATGAGCCCGGTGGAGGCCCTGCCTGACACCGCTGGCGCGGTGCGCGCCATCCGCTTCGAGCGCATGGTGACGGTGGACGGCAAGCTCAAGGGCAGCGGCCAGTTCTTCGAGCTGCCCGCGCGCACGGTGTGCGTCGCGGCGGGAACCGCCCCCAACGTCACGTACGAAAAGGAATACCCGGGCACCTTCCAGCTCGACGCGCGCGGCGAATACTTCCAGAGCCACGAGCTGGTGGAGACCGAAGGCGGCTTCTCGCTGGCGCCCGTGACGGCGAAGGAGGACCCGGCGGCGAAGACGGGCTTCTTCACGTCGTACCAGCAGGACGGCCGCTTCATCTCCTTCTACGGCGACAACCACCCGACCTACGCGGGCAACGTGGTGAAGGCCATGGCCAGCGCGAAGGACGGCCACCCGCAGGTGGCGCGGCTGTACGCCCGGGAGGTCGCCGCGCTCGACTTCACGGACGAGGTGGCCCAGGCCGCGCGGGACGCGCGCCGCGCCGCGCACTTCGCGACGCTGGATGAGGCGTTCAACGCGACCGTGGTGGCCGTCAACCGGCTGACGCCGACCATCGTCGAGGTGGTGGTGCGCGCGCCCTTCGCGGCCAGCCACTTCGCCCCCGGCCAGTTCTACCGGCTGCAGAACTTCGAACGGAACGCGCCCGTGGTGGACGGCGTGCGCCTCACCATGGAGGGCCTGGCCCTCACCGGCGCCTGGGTGGACAAGGAGAAGGGGCTGATGGGCACCATCGTGCTGGAGATGGGCTCGTCCTCGCGCCTGTGCGCCGCGCTCAAGCCCGGCGAGCCCGTGGTGCTGATGGGGCCCACCGGCGCGCCCACGGAGATTGGCCACAACGAGACGGTGGTGCTCGTGGGCGGCGGCCTGGGCAACGCGGTGCTCTTCTCCATCGCCCGCTCGCTGAAGGCGGCCGGCTGCCGCGTCGTGTACTTCGCCGGCTACCGGCAGAAGACGGACTCCTTCAAGCACGACGAAATCGAGGCCGGCACGGACCAGATTGTGTGGTCCGTGGACACCGGGGACACGATTGAGCCGCGCCGTCCGCAGGACGCGGCGTTCCGGGGCAACGTGGTGCAGGCGATGGTGGCCTACGCGGAGGGCAGGCTGGGTCCGGCGCCCGTCATCTCCCTGGCGGACGTGGACCGCATCATCGCCATCGGCTCGGATGGGATGATGCGCGCGGTGGCCGAGGCGCGGCACGGCGTGCTCCAGCCGCACCTCAAGCCGGGCCACGAGGCCATCGGCTCCATCAACTCGCCGATGCAGTGCATGATGAAGGAGATCTGCGCCCAGTGCCTCCAGCGGCACGTGGACCCGGTGACGGGCAAGGAGACGTGGGTCTTCTCCTGCTACAACCAGGACCAGCGGCTGGACCAGGTGGACTTCGTCAACCTCCGGCAGCGCCTGCGCGGCAACACCGCCATGGAGAAGGTCGCCGACGTCTACCTGGCGCAGCTCTTCAAGCAGGCGCCGCACCTCAAGCGCGTCTGA
- the cyaY gene encoding iron donor protein CyaY yields the protein MMDEARYNQLVSAAFKRILAAADGIDPDILEADSTGDMVTLTAASREKCIVNTQRAVRQVWVAGRGQGIHFDYDAATGTWKDDKGRGLELLSFVADVIRDLTGADFVYPG from the coding sequence ATGATGGACGAAGCTCGCTACAACCAGCTCGTATCCGCCGCGTTCAAGCGCATCCTCGCCGCGGCGGATGGAATCGACCCCGACATCCTGGAAGCCGACAGCACCGGCGACATGGTGACGCTCACCGCGGCCTCGCGGGAGAAGTGCATCGTCAACACCCAGCGCGCCGTGCGGCAGGTCTGGGTGGCGGGCCGGGGCCAGGGCATCCACTTCGACTACGACGCGGCCACCGGCACCTGGAAGGACGACAAGGGCCGGGGCCTGGAGCTGCTGTCGTTCGTCGCGGACGTCATCCGCGACCTCACCGGGGCGGACTTCGTCTACCCCGGCTGA
- a CDS encoding glycosyltransferase family 4 protein has product MAIHQLIPSFVPGDATGQAALHLQLLLRRLGHAGALYADEVGPGLEGLAQPAARLRPEPGDLVLYHHGIASPLSSRLMHLPCRRGVVFHNISPARFYEGLPLADALVAGRAQLAAMAPFTEVAIGVSDFNAAELRVAGHRNVHTVPLFIEPERFSRASADAKLLQRLAGPGPVLLGVSRVMPHKRFEDLLALHREVLRLRPQARLLMVGGYEPGSRYFRMLQREARDLRGVSFLGRLTHAQLVAAYRSASLFVSMSEHEGFGVPLIEAMAAEVPVLAYAAAAVPETLGGAGVAFDQKRFAFLAELAVDLSEDLSLREPVIAGQTRRLEHFSAPSAQAAFAKALETVLPRPAAPRPRKAPQRPRVALVVQRYGEVTGGAEKLAAQMAEHLAPHWDLTVLTTCAKNHLEWDNAFPPGPDVVDGIKVLRFPSARTRNIRGFNGLSRQVFDKRNERLREEQWVAEQGPLCPGLLNHLATERDAYDGYLFFTYLYAPTVWGLPLVADRALLVPTTHDEAPVRFGVYRDVFERPRALLCLTPEEHTLIEKCFPNHARTRVVGVGVDRPRADGSRFKEKHGLHRHYLLYIGRQEPGKGVPELLEYHQALKERFEDAPDLVLAGDTNMELSGEGVRYLGRISEQDKHDALAGALAVVVPSRYESLSLLTLESFAQGTPVLVNGRSDVLVGQVERSGAGRAYTDLASFVQGLREVGSEREPMGKRGLAYVKKQGWPQVVAAYREEMQRILEEKRQ; this is encoded by the coding sequence ATGGCGATCCACCAGTTGATACCGAGCTTCGTCCCCGGCGACGCCACCGGGCAGGCCGCGCTGCACCTGCAGCTCCTGCTGCGACGCCTGGGGCATGCGGGCGCGCTGTACGCGGACGAGGTGGGGCCGGGGCTCGAAGGGCTGGCCCAGCCCGCGGCCAGACTGCGGCCCGAGCCCGGTGACCTGGTCCTCTACCACCACGGCATCGCCTCCCCGCTCAGCAGCCGGCTGATGCACCTGCCCTGCCGGCGCGGCGTCGTCTTCCACAACATCAGCCCCGCGCGCTTCTACGAAGGGCTGCCCCTGGCGGACGCGCTCGTGGCCGGCCGGGCCCAGCTCGCCGCGATGGCCCCCTTCACGGAGGTGGCCATCGGCGTGTCGGACTTCAACGCCGCCGAGCTGCGCGTCGCGGGCCACCGCAACGTCCACACGGTGCCCCTCTTCATCGAGCCGGAGCGCTTCTCCCGCGCCAGCGCGGACGCGAAGCTGCTCCAGCGGCTCGCCGGCCCGGGGCCCGTGCTGCTGGGCGTGAGCCGGGTGATGCCGCACAAGCGCTTCGAGGACCTGCTCGCGCTCCACCGCGAAGTGCTGCGGCTGCGTCCCCAGGCGCGCCTGCTGATGGTGGGCGGCTACGAGCCCGGCAGCCGCTACTTCCGCATGCTCCAGCGCGAGGCGCGCGACCTGCGCGGCGTGAGCTTCCTGGGCCGGCTCACCCACGCGCAGCTCGTGGCCGCGTACCGCTCCGCCTCCCTGTTCGTCTCCATGAGCGAGCACGAGGGCTTCGGCGTCCCGCTCATCGAAGCCATGGCCGCGGAGGTGCCCGTGCTGGCCTACGCGGCGGCGGCGGTGCCGGAGACGCTGGGCGGCGCGGGCGTGGCGTTCGACCAGAAGCGCTTCGCCTTCCTCGCGGAGCTGGCGGTGGACCTGAGCGAGGACCTGTCCCTGCGAGAGCCCGTCATCGCCGGCCAGACGCGGCGCCTGGAGCACTTCTCCGCGCCCTCCGCGCAGGCCGCCTTCGCGAAGGCGCTGGAGACGGTGCTCCCCCGCCCCGCGGCGCCCAGGCCCCGGAAGGCGCCCCAGCGGCCCCGGGTGGCGCTGGTGGTGCAGCGCTACGGCGAGGTGACGGGCGGCGCGGAGAAGCTCGCCGCGCAGATGGCCGAGCACCTGGCCCCGCACTGGGACCTCACCGTGCTGACGACCTGCGCGAAGAACCACCTCGAGTGGGACAACGCGTTCCCGCCCGGCCCGGACGTCGTGGACGGCATCAAGGTGCTGCGCTTCCCGTCGGCGCGCACGCGCAACATCCGCGGCTTCAACGGGCTGTCGCGGCAGGTGTTCGACAAGCGCAACGAGCGGCTCCGCGAGGAGCAGTGGGTGGCCGAACAGGGCCCCCTGTGCCCGGGCCTGCTGAATCACCTGGCCACCGAGCGCGACGCCTACGACGGCTACCTCTTCTTCACCTACCTCTACGCGCCCACGGTGTGGGGACTGCCGCTGGTGGCGGACCGGGCCCTGCTGGTGCCCACCACGCATGACGAAGCCCCCGTCCGCTTCGGCGTGTACCGGGACGTGTTCGAGCGCCCGCGCGCCCTGCTCTGCCTCACGCCGGAGGAGCACACGCTCATCGAGAAGTGCTTCCCGAATCACGCGCGCACGCGCGTGGTGGGCGTGGGCGTGGACCGGCCGCGGGCGGACGGCTCGCGCTTCAAGGAGAAGCACGGCCTCCACCGGCACTACCTGCTGTACATCGGCCGGCAGGAGCCCGGCAAAGGCGTGCCCGAGCTGCTGGAGTACCACCAGGCGCTGAAGGAGCGCTTCGAGGACGCGCCGGACCTGGTGCTCGCGGGTGACACCAACATGGAGCTGTCCGGCGAGGGCGTGCGCTACCTGGGCCGCATCAGCGAGCAGGACAAGCACGACGCGCTGGCGGGCGCGCTGGCGGTGGTGGTGCCCTCCCGCTACGAGAGCCTGTCGCTGCTGACGCTGGAGTCCTTCGCCCAGGGGACGCCGGTGCTGGTGAATGGGCGCTCGGACGTGCTGGTGGGCCAGGTGGAGCGCAGCGGCGCGGGCCGCGCGTACACGGACCTGGCGTCGTTCGTCCAGGGCCTGCGCGAGGTGGGCTCCGAGCGTGAGCCCATGGGCAAGCGGGGCCTGGCGTACGTGAAGAAGCAGGGCTGGCCCCAGGTGGTCGCGGCCTACCGGGAAGAAATGCAACGCATCCTCGAGGAGAAGCGCCAATGA
- a CDS encoding dolichyl-phosphate beta-glucosyltransferase, translated as MQAPSVSVVIPAYNEGQRLPRFVAELTRVFLERSAPPVEFVVVDDGSAPEHAELQRASVNEAQARLTSKASPHQFTYVAAPRNQGKGSAIRLGWRHASAGVTWLAFLDADGAINAEEFHRLVELSASGTAKNVDVLAGSRILMAGRRVVRNLHRHLQGRIFATLTDANFKLHFYDTQCGVKFVRADLLRPLLDVLQEQRWLLDVELLVLLKRQGARFLEVPIDWEDFGGSKVTPGLDAARMFWGLLRLRRRLERVSLPTLRDSLPEGGPHGQQ; from the coding sequence GTGCAAGCGCCCTCTGTCAGCGTCGTCATCCCCGCCTACAACGAGGGCCAGCGATTGCCGCGCTTCGTCGCGGAGCTCACGCGCGTGTTCCTTGAACGGAGCGCCCCGCCGGTGGAGTTCGTCGTCGTCGACGATGGCAGCGCGCCGGAGCACGCCGAGCTTCAACGCGCGAGCGTGAACGAGGCCCAGGCCCGCCTCACCAGCAAGGCCTCGCCGCACCAGTTCACCTACGTGGCGGCGCCTCGCAACCAGGGCAAGGGCTCGGCCATCCGGCTCGGCTGGCGGCATGCATCGGCGGGCGTCACCTGGCTGGCCTTCCTGGACGCGGATGGCGCCATCAACGCGGAGGAGTTCCACCGGCTGGTGGAGCTGAGTGCTTCCGGCACGGCGAAGAACGTGGACGTGCTCGCGGGCTCGCGCATCCTCATGGCGGGCCGCCGCGTGGTGCGGAACCTCCACCGGCACCTCCAGGGCCGCATCTTCGCCACGCTGACGGACGCGAACTTCAAGCTGCACTTCTATGACACCCAATGTGGCGTGAAGTTCGTCCGTGCCGACCTGCTGCGGCCGCTGCTGGACGTGCTCCAGGAGCAGCGCTGGCTGCTGGACGTGGAGCTGCTGGTGCTGCTGAAGCGCCAGGGCGCGCGCTTCCTGGAGGTCCCCATCGACTGGGAGGACTTCGGAGGCTCCAAGGTCACCCCCGGGCTCGACGCGGCGCGCATGTTCTGGGGGTTGCTGCGGCTGCGTCGGCGCCTCGAACGCGTATCGCTGCCGACCCTCCGTGACTCGCTGCCCGAAGGCGGGCCGCATGGCCAGCAGTAG
- a CDS encoding GDP-mannose 4,6-dehydratase: protein MRILVTGADGFVGRHLCALLRAAGDEVVEAHGPRGEGINSNALHFDVANEAAVKAAVAESKPEGVIHLAGFSSVAKSHHNPSRVFAVNTMGVVHLLTAVRESAPKARVVLVGSGEVYGPVPEGTRATEDTPAVPLSPYAASKSAAELAAVQFHRSYGLEVVMARPFNHLGAGQDPTFVVPSFASQIRAIGLGTVDPVLRTGNLDAVRDFSHVRDVVEAYRLLLDKGEPGQAYNIGSGEGRTIRSLLEEMLTLAGVNARIELDPARLRPSDIPSLVGAPDKLKALGWAPKLTVTDALRDVLGPRVPGAA, encoded by the coding sequence ATGCGCATTCTGGTAACAGGCGCGGATGGCTTCGTCGGCCGGCACTTGTGCGCCCTGCTGCGCGCCGCCGGCGACGAGGTGGTGGAGGCCCACGGGCCACGCGGTGAGGGCATCAACAGCAACGCCCTGCACTTCGACGTGGCCAACGAGGCCGCGGTGAAGGCGGCGGTGGCCGAGTCGAAGCCCGAGGGCGTCATCCACCTGGCGGGCTTCAGCTCGGTCGCGAAGAGCCACCACAACCCGTCCCGGGTGTTCGCGGTGAACACCATGGGCGTGGTGCACCTGCTCACCGCGGTGCGCGAGAGCGCTCCGAAGGCGCGCGTGGTGCTGGTGGGCTCCGGCGAGGTGTACGGCCCCGTGCCGGAGGGCACGCGCGCCACCGAGGACACCCCGGCGGTGCCCCTGAGCCCCTACGCGGCCTCCAAGTCCGCCGCGGAGCTGGCCGCGGTGCAGTTCCACCGCAGCTACGGGCTGGAGGTCGTCATGGCGCGGCCCTTCAACCACCTGGGCGCGGGCCAGGACCCCACCTTCGTGGTGCCCTCCTTCGCGTCGCAGATTCGCGCCATTGGCCTGGGCACGGTGGACCCGGTGCTGCGCACCGGCAACCTGGACGCCGTGCGCGACTTCTCCCACGTCCGTGACGTGGTGGAGGCCTACCGGCTGCTGCTGGACAAGGGCGAGCCCGGGCAGGCGTACAACATCGGCAGCGGCGAGGGCCGCACCATCCGCAGCCTGCTGGAGGAGATGCTGACGCTGGCGGGCGTCAACGCGCGCATCGAGCTGGACCCCGCGCGGCTGCGCCCCTCCGACATCCCCAGCCTCGTCGGCGCGCCCGACAAGCTGAAGGCGCTGGGCTGGGCGCCGAAGTTGACGGTGACGGATGCGCTGCGCGACGTGCTCGGCCCCCGCGTGCCCGGCGCGGCCTGA
- a CDS encoding NADAR family protein, with protein MSDAGQPRFTFFWQAHSPFSQWHPSEFVVDGVSYVCAEQYMMAGKARLFGDEEALATILKSKSPKTHKALGRKVRGFDNTRWEKARERIVYEGNRAKFTQSPELLKALLATAGTELVEASPVDRIWGVGLDEEDPRIHHPAKWRGLNLLGKVLTKLREDLLAEGA; from the coding sequence ATGAGCGACGCAGGACAGCCCCGCTTCACCTTCTTCTGGCAGGCGCACTCCCCCTTCTCCCAATGGCACCCGTCCGAGTTCGTGGTGGATGGCGTGAGCTACGTGTGCGCGGAGCAGTACATGATGGCGGGCAAGGCGCGCCTCTTCGGCGACGAAGAGGCGCTGGCGACCATCCTGAAGTCGAAGTCGCCCAAGACGCACAAGGCGCTGGGCCGCAAGGTCCGCGGTTTCGACAACACGCGTTGGGAGAAGGCGCGCGAGCGCATCGTCTATGAGGGCAATCGCGCGAAGTTCACCCAGAGCCCCGAGTTGCTGAAGGCGCTGCTGGCCACCGCGGGGACGGAGCTGGTGGAGGCCAGCCCCGTGGACCGCATCTGGGGCGTGGGCCTGGATGAGGAAGACCCGCGCATCCACCACCCCGCGAAGTGGCGGGGCCTGAATCTGCTGGGCAAGGTCCTCACGAAGCTCCGCGAGGACCTGCTGGCGGAAGGCGCGTGA
- a CDS encoding glycosyltransferase family 4 protein — protein MGPIAFDATLWDEPTTGIGLYTRCLASALEALGVQLTRVGAQASGEAPRAKAGRTAWTLGGLPRVLQGSGAPLYHAHGNFNLPLLRAPGMKYVLTVHDLIPLLMPETVSSAFRWQFRLWLSRSLMLADQVVCVSERTRQDLLARYPEVAARTTVVPNGVDHVHAPELDATSKDFLRALSLPKDYVLYAGSLDVRKNVDLVLDALERLRLRGRPASLVLAGQSWFGAGRVEARVARLRSEGFEVRSLGYQSDAVFYELMRRAAVFVFPSRYEGFGLPPLEAMRLGTPTIVSTAGSLPEVCGDAALSVGPDDANGLARALERLLHSPEERRAFAERGKAQAAKFTWKRTAEGTLAAYEAALRR, from the coding sequence ATGGGACCTATCGCCTTCGACGCGACACTCTGGGACGAGCCGACCACCGGCATCGGCCTGTACACCCGTTGCCTGGCCTCCGCGCTGGAGGCGCTGGGCGTCCAGCTCACCCGCGTGGGCGCGCAGGCGTCCGGTGAGGCGCCCCGCGCGAAGGCCGGCCGCACCGCCTGGACGTTGGGAGGCTTGCCTCGCGTGCTCCAGGGCTCGGGCGCGCCGCTGTACCACGCGCACGGAAACTTCAACCTGCCCCTGCTCCGCGCCCCGGGCATGAAGTACGTGCTGACGGTGCACGACCTCATCCCGCTGCTGATGCCGGAGACGGTGTCGTCCGCGTTCCGCTGGCAGTTCCGCCTGTGGCTGTCGCGCAGCCTGATGCTGGCGGACCAGGTGGTGTGCGTGAGCGAGCGCACGCGGCAGGACCTGCTGGCCCGCTACCCGGAAGTGGCGGCGCGCACGACGGTGGTGCCCAACGGCGTGGACCACGTCCACGCGCCCGAGCTGGATGCCACCAGCAAGGACTTCCTGCGCGCGCTCTCCCTGCCAAAGGACTACGTGCTGTACGCGGGCTCGCTCGACGTGCGGAAGAACGTGGACCTGGTGCTGGACGCGCTGGAGCGGCTCCGGCTGCGGGGCCGGCCCGCCTCGCTCGTGCTTGCGGGCCAGAGCTGGTTTGGCGCCGGACGCGTGGAGGCCCGCGTCGCGCGGCTGCGCTCGGAGGGCTTCGAGGTGCGCTCGCTCGGCTATCAGTCCGACGCCGTGTTCTACGAGCTGATGCGCCGCGCGGCCGTGTTCGTCTTCCCCTCGCGCTACGAGGGGTTCGGGCTGCCTCCGCTGGAGGCGATGCGGCTGGGGACGCCCACCATCGTCTCCACGGCCGGCTCGCTGCCGGAGGTCTGCGGCGACGCCGCGCTGAGCGTGGGGCCGGATGACGCGAACGGGCTCGCGCGGGCCCTGGAGCGGCTGCTCCACTCGCCCGAGGAACGGCGGGCGTTCGCCGAGCGTGGAAAGGCACAGGCCGCGAAGTTCACCTGGAAGCGGACCGCCGAGGGCACCTTGGCGGCGTACGAAGCCGCGCTGCGGCGATGA
- a CDS encoding SixA phosphatase family protein produces MRLFLVRHGDADAEIPEGLGDEARALTAKARTSTAQHFASLAARIGPVGRILTSPLVRTVQTAQLLSIAARFEGPLKVHRCLLPDMPVGAVEPVLNEFADENLVLVGHQPSMGALAAHLLGMQSFPKPVNPGTVIGLERAEGESSPPFKFLFYAAPGQQVLDVIQ; encoded by the coding sequence TTGAGGCTTTTCCTGGTTAGGCACGGCGATGCGGACGCGGAGATCCCCGAGGGTCTCGGTGACGAGGCACGCGCCCTCACCGCGAAGGCCCGCACCAGCACCGCCCAACACTTCGCTTCGCTGGCCGCACGAATCGGCCCGGTGGGGCGCATCCTGACCAGCCCGCTGGTGCGCACGGTGCAGACGGCGCAGCTCCTCTCCATCGCCGCCAGGTTCGAGGGCCCGCTGAAGGTGCACCGCTGCCTGCTGCCGGACATGCCCGTGGGCGCGGTGGAGCCGGTGCTCAACGAGTTCGCCGACGAGAACCTCGTCCTCGTGGGGCACCAGCCGTCCATGGGCGCCCTGGCGGCCCACCTGCTCGGCATGCAGTCCTTCCCCAAGCCCGTCAACCCGGGCACCGTCATCGGCTTGGAGCGCGCCGAGGGGGAGTCCTCGCCGCCGTTCAAGTTCCTGTTCTACGCCGCTCCTGGCCAGCAGGTGCTCGACGTCATTCAGTGA